Proteins encoded by one window of Azospirillum thiophilum:
- the ytfR gene encoding galactofuranose ABC transporter, ATP-binding protein YtfR encodes MTASTAPSPSAPLLAIRGLSKGFLGVQALDGVDFTLRHGEIHALLGENGAGKSTLIKTLTGVYQRDAGTVALEGREIAPRGVEEAQRLHIGTVYQEVNLLPNLSVAENLFLGRQPMRFGLVDRGAMRRRARAVLQPYGLSLDVTAPLGRFSVATQQIVAIARAVDMSAKVLILDEPTASLDAQEVAVLFRVMRSLRARGIGIVFVTHFLDQVYEVCDRITVLRNGRLVGERRTAELARLDLVAMMLGRELEAAAHRIERGPEELDSRPPLASFKGFGKARSVEPFDLDIRPGEVVALAGLLGSGRTETVRLVFGMDRADQGEATVDGRPARLKGPRDAVRLGFGFCPEDRKKEGIVGELSVRENIILALQARQGWLKPIPRRRQEEIADRFIRLLDIRTPDAERPIQFLSGGNQQKALLARWLATEPRLLILDEPTRGIDVGAHAEIIRLIERLCADGMALLVVSSELEEIVAYSRRVVVLRDRRHVAELRGGEVSVERIVAAIASETNGAEVRP; translated from the coding sequence ATGACGGCGTCCACCGCTCCTTCCCCATCGGCGCCGCTGCTGGCGATCCGCGGGCTGTCCAAGGGCTTCCTCGGCGTCCAGGCGCTCGACGGCGTCGATTTCACGCTCCGCCACGGCGAGATCCATGCCCTGCTCGGCGAGAACGGCGCCGGCAAGTCGACGCTGATCAAGACGCTGACCGGCGTCTATCAGCGCGACGCCGGCACCGTCGCGCTGGAGGGGCGGGAGATCGCACCGCGCGGCGTCGAGGAGGCCCAGCGCCTGCACATCGGCACCGTCTATCAGGAGGTGAACCTGCTGCCCAACCTGTCGGTGGCGGAAAACCTGTTCCTGGGGCGCCAGCCGATGCGCTTCGGGCTGGTCGACCGCGGCGCCATGCGGCGGCGGGCGCGGGCGGTGCTGCAGCCCTACGGCCTGTCGCTCGACGTCACGGCTCCGCTCGGCCGCTTCTCGGTGGCGACGCAGCAGATCGTCGCCATCGCGCGGGCGGTCGACATGTCGGCCAAGGTGCTGATCCTCGACGAGCCGACCGCCAGCCTCGACGCGCAGGAGGTGGCGGTGCTGTTCCGGGTGATGCGGTCCTTGCGCGCGCGGGGCATCGGCATCGTCTTCGTCACCCATTTCCTCGATCAGGTCTATGAGGTCTGCGACCGCATCACCGTGCTGCGCAACGGCCGGCTGGTGGGCGAGCGGCGCACGGCCGAGCTGGCGCGCCTGGATCTCGTCGCCATGATGCTGGGGCGGGAGCTGGAGGCGGCGGCCCACCGGATCGAGCGCGGCCCGGAGGAACTGGACAGCCGGCCGCCGCTGGCGAGCTTCAAGGGGTTCGGCAAGGCGCGCAGCGTCGAGCCCTTCGACCTCGACATCCGCCCCGGCGAGGTGGTGGCGCTGGCCGGGCTGCTGGGCTCGGGGCGGACCGAGACGGTGCGGCTGGTCTTCGGCATGGACCGGGCCGACCAGGGCGAGGCGACGGTGGACGGGCGGCCGGCGCGGCTGAAGGGGCCGCGCGACGCGGTGCGGCTCGGCTTCGGCTTCTGCCCGGAGGACCGCAAGAAGGAGGGCATCGTCGGCGAGCTGTCGGTGCGCGAGAACATCATCCTGGCGCTCCAGGCCCGCCAGGGCTGGCTGAAGCCGATCCCGCGCCGCCGGCAGGAGGAGATCGCCGACCGCTTCATCCGCCTGCTCGACATCCGAACACCCGACGCCGAGCGGCCGATCCAGTTCCTGTCGGGCGGCAACCAGCAGAAGGCGCTGCTGGCGCGCTGGCTGGCGACCGAACCGCGGCTGCTGATCCTGGACGAGCCGACCCGCGGCATCGATGTCGGCGCGCATGCCGAGATCATCCGCCTGATCGAGCGGCTGTGCGCCGACGGCATGGCACTGCTGGTGGTCTCGTCGGAGCTGGAGGAGATCGTCGCCTACAGCCGCCGCGTCGTGGTGCTGCGCGACCGCCGCCATGTGGCGGAACTGAGGGGAGGGGAGGTCAGCGTGGAGCGCATCGTCGCCGCCATCGCATCTGAAACGAACGGCGCGGAGGTGCGTCCATGA
- a CDS encoding ABC transporter permease: protein MNFSAAGAARNLPQYGALIAVLLANWLLFPDFFAIRLQDGRLFGSLIDVLNRGAPVALLAIGMTMVIATRGVDLSVGAVMAISGAVAATMTGAGWGLPAVLAASLAAGLLCGLWNGLLVAVLRIQPIIATLILMVAGRGIAQLITEGQIVTFTSPALAFIGGGSFLTVPMPVVIAAAVLAVTALLVRATALGLMIEAVGVNRLSSAGAGVNTPVVLVAVYAWCGLCAAVAGLIVTADIRGADANNAGLWLELDAILAVVVGGTSLLGGRFGLPLSVVGALIIQAMNTGILLSGFKPEFNLIVKAGVLMLVLLLQSPTLTLFLPAPKAGPRTGTVKPPVAPTSGGVKP from the coding sequence ATGAATTTCTCCGCCGCCGGCGCGGCGCGCAACCTGCCGCAATATGGCGCGCTGATCGCCGTGCTGCTGGCCAACTGGCTGCTGTTTCCCGATTTCTTCGCCATCCGCCTGCAGGACGGCCGGCTGTTCGGCAGCCTGATCGACGTGCTGAACCGCGGCGCCCCGGTGGCGCTGCTCGCCATCGGCATGACCATGGTGATCGCCACCCGCGGCGTCGACCTGTCGGTCGGCGCGGTGATGGCGATCTCCGGCGCGGTCGCCGCCACCATGACCGGGGCGGGATGGGGGCTGCCGGCGGTGCTGGCGGCGTCGCTGGCCGCAGGGCTGCTGTGCGGTCTGTGGAACGGGCTGCTGGTGGCGGTGCTGCGCATCCAGCCGATCATCGCGACCCTGATCCTGATGGTGGCCGGGCGCGGCATCGCCCAGCTGATCACCGAGGGGCAGATCGTCACCTTCACCAGCCCGGCGCTCGCCTTCATCGGCGGCGGATCCTTCCTGACCGTGCCGATGCCGGTGGTCATCGCCGCCGCGGTGCTGGCGGTGACGGCCCTGCTGGTGCGGGCGACCGCGCTGGGGCTGATGATCGAGGCGGTCGGCGTCAACCGGCTGTCGAGCGCCGGGGCCGGCGTCAACACCCCGGTCGTGCTGGTCGCCGTCTATGCCTGGTGCGGGCTGTGCGCCGCGGTCGCCGGGCTGATCGTCACCGCCGACATCCGTGGCGCCGACGCCAACAATGCCGGGCTGTGGCTGGAGCTGGACGCCATCCTGGCGGTGGTGGTCGGCGGCACCTCGCTGCTGGGCGGGCGGTTCGGGCTGCCGCTGTCGGTGGTGGGAGCGCTGATCATCCAGGCGATGAACACCGGCATCCTGCTGAGCGGCTTCAAGCCGGAATTCAACCTGATCGTCAAGGCGGGCGTCCTGATGCTGGTCCTGCTGCTGCAATCGCCGACCCTGACCCTGTTCCTGCCGGCGCCGAAGGCCGGGCCGCGGACCGGGACCGTCAAGCCGCCGGTGGCGCCGACAAGCGGGGGGGTGAAGCCATGA